One window of the Trifolium pratense cultivar HEN17-A07 linkage group LG2, ARS_RC_1.1, whole genome shotgun sequence genome contains the following:
- the LOC123904665 gene encoding uncharacterized protein LOC123904665, whose product MDPSASSSSSNSSTIVTLSHEDFLLFHQMDRDLYSILVNNLSRDPLESMQLLSLWLWLERVGFRSVVKNIMALPVILINEIADESTICLSYLVNTNNNTCLIPSLSPASESNEIPLLQSIVKEEITLKLFLENRATVIQGIESTKQDICLKALSDIMQEAMMRDMAERMVEHNNLLFGSLGPANLQFGSVGGSGIAGAIIPQQIYNNGGGFVAPDDRTLFVTFSKGYRVEEWEVRNFLTMTFGDCIENFKFQETANNEQPLFARIVFHNVSTIQMILGGASKVKFTINGKHVWARKFVPKRGRMMQLQDTFGFGNAGFGM is encoded by the coding sequence ATGGATCcttctgcttcttcttcttcttcgaatTCTTCAACCATTGTAACCCTTTCTCATGAGGATTTTCTTCTGTTCCATCAAATGGACAGAGACCTCTATAGTATACTTGTTAATAATCTTTCTCGTGACCCTTTAGAGTCCATGCAATTGCTTTCTCTATGGCTTTGGCTAGAAAGAGTTGGTTTTCGCAGCGTTGTGAAAAATATCATGGCTTTGCCTGTTATTTTGATCAATGAAATTGCTGATGAGTCAACTATATGTCTAAGTTATCTTGTCAATACCAACAACAACACTTGTTTGATTCCATCACTATCTCCGGCTTCGGAATCTAATGAGATTCCTCTTCTTCAAAGCATAGTGAAAGAAGAAATTACTCTGAAACTCTTTCTTGAGAATCGCGCGACAGTGATTCAAGGGATAGAGAGTACAAAACAAGACATTTGTTTAAAAGCTTTGAGTGACATCATGCAAGAAGCCATGATGAGGGACATGGCGGAACGAATGGTTGAGCATAACAATCTTTTGTTCGGTTCATTAGGACCGGCAAATCtgcagtttggttcggttggtgGAAGTGGGATTGCTGGTGCAATAATCCCACAACAGATCTACAACAATGGAGGAGGGTTTGTTGCGCCCGATGACAGGACATTGTTCGTGACATTTTCGAAAGGGTATCGCGTTGAAGAATGGGAAGTTAGAAATTTTCTTACAATGACTTTTGGAGATTGTattgaaaatttcaaatttcaagaaACTGCAAACAATGAACAACCACTTTTTGCTAGAATTGTTTTTCACAATGTGAGTACTATTCAAATGATTCTGGGAGGGGCTTCTAAAGTGAAATTTACAATCAATGGGAAACATGTTTGGGCAAGAAAGTTTGTTCCAAAACGAGGTAGGATGATGCAATTGCAAGATACTTTTGGTTTTGGTAATGCTGGATTTGGGATGTAG